AGGGGTGGAGACAGGAAAATATTCTTGATGGGGGCTCAAATGGTGTGAAGAAAACAGAGGAGAGGGCACTTGTGTTCGAGATAATCTGTAGGATTTGATGATGTGTGAGTTTTCAGTACTGTCGCTATCTGTACATTCGACTAGAGAACTGCTTCCAAGAGTTGAAAACGGAGCTTATCTAGAAATTTAGAACTAAGCCTTAACAATTTCTTCTCATCCATTATTCTCAGGTAGGCCCTGAAATGGATACTGTCATACTCAAGTGCAAAATTGCAAAACTTCCACCAAAAAAGACAAGCACATTCTTGATCGCACTGGGTTTGTGCGCAGGGATCTGATAGAAGTCTATTACATAATTAAACAAAGGTTTAACGGTGCCATTGCGTTCATTCTCAATGGCTAAAAGTTTCTATGGTAATCGTtggaggaaaagaagaaaaacatctCAACAATACTGCCATCGCATGGCaaataattaatccatcataggTGTATATTGTCTATGAGACAGGGTTCGGTTTTTAACACGGGTAAATATCCAGTGCAAACCCACCCTCCAGTGCAATCGTGGAAAACATACTACAGACCGTCAGTTCTAAGATGTACGGTCCGGATGAGCCTCTCCCAAGACCCGCATCAAAATTTACATCTaaccaacccccccccccccccccccccagctaCATGGAATATTTCGCATGTAACAACCAATCTGTTCTAGTGTGAAAAGAGACATTTCTAACTCGGTTCAATAAATTGACTGAATTTTGAAATTGGAGAGTCCTGCACCAGCCTTGATGCAAAACGGACACGCTTGGGGGTTGAACGTTGGACCCATTTGTTAGCAGCTTGACGATCACGTCGCTGTTTCTTTTTAGACTGAACATATGTCCATTCCTTTGCTTGTTCTTCTGCCCAACGACGTTTATCTGATTCATGGTAAGCTGCCCATTGTTCCAGAGATGGAAGTAAACATCGAACAGATCCAATAAAACATCGTAGGTTGTAGACAAGAAAACCCACTGACTTGCAAGAGACCGAGAAGCGAAAGTGACGATCGCTGACAAAAGTCACATGAAAGCCTGCAGCAGATCCACCAAGATAAGATTGCAAAGCTCGTTTAGTACTTCCTCCGatccaaattgtaagttattttaatttttttatattcatagatattattatgcacctatatataaatatctataaacctagaaaagtcaaaataacctacaatttggaacggagggaatactaCAAGAGAACTAATGGGCGTAGACATTtctgcttcttttttttgtttggttcatTGCCAACTGAATGGAtcctataaaaaaaaaatgatgctgTTGAATAATGTATGCTTGCATTTTGTTCTTAATGCTTGGTAAAAATTAGTATGGTTGTTTCTTCTTATTGGGCATGTGGTTCTttagaacctcctaaaatttctatcacatcgaatgtttagatactaactagaagtattaaacatagactaattacaaaaccaattgcacagatggagactaatttgcgagacgaatctattaagcctaattagtccatgatttgactatgtgatgctacagtaaacatgtgctaatgatggattaattaggcttaatagattcatcttgcgaattagtctccgtatgtgtaattagttttataattagctcatatttagtcctcctaattagcctccaaatattcgatgtgacatgaatgttagtccgaactaaagatTCAAACATCCCTTTAATATATTGATAAACACCCCTTTAATATATTGATAAGCAGCTCTTCtccgtgttcgagaaaaaaaattagtatgGTTGCTCTTTCTCTGCTACTGGAGTTAACATAATAACAGAGTGACAATTGCTAACAAAAACGTTCACACACACAAGGCCACAATGGTCAATCGAGGAAGCTACGAGACAGGGTAACATGTTGGAATGGCAAATGCCAAAGCTTCCACAGGAATTCTAGTTGTCAAGAAGCTGTCATTTACTACCAACTTGACATGGTaaattttgcatttcttttGTCATTTCTAGCCACATTGGTCTTGTATACTTAACAACCGTAGTGCGATAACATTTTGTTCACACGATTGTTGTGTCACCTTGTTCTACAAACATGGTTCTTTTCGGACTTGAATGTTATCAGCCACCGCTTGAGATTCCTTAATACTATTCCTGAGTTCTTATTCTGATGTCGTTAGTGGTAACTATCAATCTTTGATTCttgcaaaaaaggaaaatgtgAAGGAAAAACATTTGACATGTCAGATAAACAGATGCTTGCATTCATCCAGAGATGAACTTTTACACGCTAGCATTGACCTTCCAGATGATCTTTCATTTAAAACAGAAATGTCATAACTGAACTTTTGGAACAATGTTATCATATATAATGAAATAGTAATGAATGATAATACTATGTCAGGATGACCATGTCGTTGATAAATTATTTTTTCCCTATTTATTGCTCTCTTTTGTTGTCTTGGGGCTATCACCATTTGATGAAAAGGCGATTCTGCTAACCAGGAACACCAATGCTGCACCTATCAAAGCACCTGAAACATGAGCTATGTTGTTTACTTGAAATGATTGGCCTGTGATTGTTGTTGCTCGTGCTGCTTCCATGACCTATCAGGTAAAGGAACACTGATCAAGATCATAGGAACTTCGGAAGTTCAGAATGAGTTCTTGTTTGGTACTGACAGAGCTGAACTTCgaacattatgaaaatagtcagTCGCAATACTTGCTAATGCATAAAACAGAGCAATTCATCCACTAGACTGTAACATACATATGTTAGGGGTCAGGTTATTGTCATGCCTTAAGAAGAGATTACACTAAGCATTTTAGAAGAGTTAGTACACACTTTAGTGTAATTGAACGACTAACAGATGCTGTGCTTCAAATCGTCACATGAATTAACCTAGTGATTCCAGTACTTCAGAGCATTGTGAGGATGTGCAACTAACCAGGGGTGTAGGTGTACCTTGTGCGGTGTTCCCGATTCAAACACAATAAATGAAAAGACCCATCAGTCAACATTATATGCTCAAATATTTAACTAGTTTTCCCTGGGGATGGTGGCAGGGGTGCAAATTTGCCTGGTTCGTCATATGTACAATAATCTTGAACCTGGTTCTGAAACTGTAACAGACAACTGCCCTTGCTAGCACAGTTGTCCCTGCCATTCGTGCCCTCCAGTGTTAACATAACTAGGGGAAGCACTGGATATGCCACCAGTAGATCAATCTATTTGATTTTCCATGTAAAATAAGgtggcaaggaaaaaaaatcatccatTTCGTTATAATTCTGCAAATGACATCCACTTCTACTTCGGATATTGTTAAGGAAAGCAACAAACTAGTGTGCTGAAGGTACCTTGTCAACAACAAATTGTCCCAGGATAAGCACCTCAAGAATCTTTCTCCAGTCCCATGACATCTGCCATGACAATAGAGGCAACATTTTAAAAGAGACAGATTGGCTGACTGGTTCCGGCTGGCTgttaagtaaaaaaaaactgaaatggAAAAGATTGAATTAATCACCTTAACTAGAACACTAATGGTGAAAAGGCCAAAAACAGCACCAGATGCTCCAAGTGACACAGAGGATGTTGGAAGAACCAACCATGAAATCAAGTTTGCCCCAGCACCAGTCAAAATGTAAGACATCCACAAAGCAAAGTTACCTTCGTCCTCCTCAACAAGCTTTCCTGTATATTTAGATCAGCACTAGGCGTCCTTTAACTGAACTATAAGTATCAAGCAGAGCATTCATTTTTAGCAATCAACTCTCACCAAAGATATACACAAAGAACAGATTGCTTGAAAGATGATTCCTGTAGATAATCAAGAATGACTTAATGAGTAAACACACTCAAAAAGAAGTACATGAACAAAACTTAATTATATCTATTAGTCGCACTCAACTCTGTAGATTCATAGAACAGGATAAATGACCTACCAAGCTGTGAAAGGGAAAATAAATGAATCTGAAATATCAAGTCAAACTAACCAGTTGGCATGGCAAAATGTTGATGTCACGAATTGGTACCATGTAGGGCATGCATGATACAGGTACAGTGCTTTTATTTGCCGAATCTGAAATGCAAGGGGAACAGCAGTTGACAAGTAATATATAGTTCAGCACAGGAAGAAAAAATGTAATATATGCCTTTGTGCTTATAAGATATAAAGTGAGCAATTTCAATACATCTCTTATTACGTGAAAGAATGTGATTACATCTGTTCTTATTCATCCTTGCATTGATATAACCATAACCAGTCTAGAATCTACAACAATTTTATCAATGGAATCTTACAATTCTAAGGCATTTGAATAATATATGGGCTGTGCATAAGGTCCATAAAAAATTCCGAACAATTATCAATAAGATGATGCTGATGTTAGGTATGTAGACGGGCAGCTCAAATGTTGCTATATTGCCAGAATATATTTTTTACAGATTGCCAGAATAATTTTTATTACTATTTATATACAAGATACatcatatttatttttatgaGTCAGTAGACTGTGACTATGATTAGTGCCTTAGCTTGAACGCTGTAGAATTGTAAACTATATAGTAGTATAAACATATTAGTAGAAATTGATTACAGAGTGGTTCTGAAatacatgaaaatgaaatgtcCTGCTCACCAAGACCTCTCCCCATCCAGTTCTAAACACAAACACACCCAAAACATCGGCACCTTATGCAAGAGACGC
This sequence is a window from Setaria italica strain Yugu1 chromosome III, Setaria_italica_v2.0, whole genome shotgun sequence. Protein-coding genes within it:
- the LOC101786420 gene encoding rhomboid-like protein 11, chloroplastic; translated protein: MAQQLLLLLPAPSRAFSKPLPSPTPAFSSLSRHHRVSFSAASRRDLLRCGMKRSGLVAELEIAKDKQPQSRRANGIFWILLLNFGVYLADHLFQIRQIKALYLYHACPTWYQFVTSTFCHANWNHLSSNLFFVYIFGKLVEEDEGNFALWMSYILTGAGANLISWLVLPTSSVSLGASGAVFGLFTISVLVKMSWDWRKILEVLILGQFVVDKVMEAARATTITGQSFQVNNIAHVSGALIGAALVFLVSRIAFSSNGDSPKTTKESNK